Proteins encoded by one window of Myxocyprinus asiaticus isolate MX2 ecotype Aquarium Trade chromosome 35, UBuf_Myxa_2, whole genome shotgun sequence:
- the hipk1b gene encoding homeodomain-interacting protein kinase 1 isoform X1: MASQLQVFSPPSVSSSAFCRVKKMKVESCAWDASNEAYSSVGQAYSFNPAAGLPFGTSGLVFPPASRGQVVVRAADSTGSLARGSSRRASHNNHHLESHSTRTQRYGVKRKNEEVESSGGGGSGSGSVQILEELSAPAFSARTGGAGTTAQSIPHSAPTTKSSSSNGEGDYQLVQHEILCSVSNSYEVLEFLGRGTFGQVAKCWKRGTSEIVAIKILKNHPSYARQGQIEVSILNRLSAENADEFNFVRSYECFQHKGHTCLVFEMLEQNLYDFLKHSKFSPLPLRHIRPILQQVATALMKLKSLGLIHADLKPENIMLVDPIRQPYRVKVIDFGSASHVSKAVCSTYLQSRYYRAPEIILGLPFCEAIDMWSLGCVIAELFLGWPLYPGASEYDQIRYISQTQGLPPEYLLSAGTKTSRFFNRGPDSSYPLWRLKTPSEHEAEMGIKSKEARKYIFNCLDDMMQVNLPSHLEGADMLAEKADRRELIDLLKRMLRLDADKRITPTKTLAHPFVTMSHLLNFPHSSHVKSCFQNMDICKRRNNNYDSGKALFAANAVPGTAGNLTVTFSSQLNQHSQVPSAGGAVPLLNYQPALYQQATINIPGLAQPSIPLQTRPTQLCAQTEPFQQTLIVCPQTTIQGLPSSSKTSSYPVRMENGVPVVQQNQSTQPLQIQPSMLTQGSCTPLMVATLHPHTAGVASQYPLPLALGCGAGRPALLEQTATVLQAWPGTQQIIIPSAWQQVPGIIHNSSHQSVVTESPLEALLSESSTQQTSRWRASQSSQHNGVLQQNPHILGGLNPTQTLSRGTSAVSRSQNKRSRVCGSSALVGSQLYSAAIIQPIIISDTPSPAVSVITIHSDSDEEDERKFHPVSCGPSQRTNVISCVTVHDSDSSTASPLTPKIQKSHMGVQNPRLAKSLAVVAPSVKTQLGESSESAKVPLAVALPQNYYMKPKRAATRQPSNSGESVTDYQQELSRSQPLNLSQTTVSSSQEPTSGSSSLRRQHTYPPASSHYCLQEVPSFTSTPSLYTYPAPGALGSASHIEHLLVQGSSPSIHIPPTSHYAASLIPKDSIGGVVHGLSAHYQQHYPTHPYVSTSTSTTRGSGAYNSYQLSPRRITQYPYI; encoded by the exons ATGGCTTCGCAGCTGCAGGTATTCTCTCCTCCATCTGTGTCTTCCAGTGCCTTCTGCAGGGTgaaaaaaatgaaagtggagagctgtgcatgggatgcttCCAATGAAGCGTACAGTTCCGTGGGCCAAGCGTACAGCTTCAACCCCGCAGCAGGCCTCCCTTTTGGCACCTCCGGCCTGGTCTTTCCCCCTGCGTCTCGGGGCCAGGTGGTGGTCCGTGCGGCAGATAGCACTGGGAGCCTCGCGCGTGGTTCCAGCCGAAGAGCCTCCCACAACAACCACCACTTGGAATCCCACTCCACCCGCACACAGAGGTACGGCGTGAAACGGAAGAACGAGGAGGTGGAGAGTTCCGGAGGTGGGGGCAGCGGTAGTGGCAGCGTTCAGATTCTGGAGGAGCTCTCTGCGCCTGCCTTCTCCGCCCGCACAGGAGGAGCTGGAACTACAGCCCAGTCCATCCCCCACTCTGCACCCACCACCAAGAGCAGCAGCTCCAATGGGGAGGGGGACTACCAGCTGGTCCAACACGAGATCCTATGCTCAGTTTCCAACAGCTATGAAGTTCTTGAGTTTCTTGGTCGGGGAACATTTGGGCAGGTGGCCAAGTGCTGGAAAAGAGGCACCAGTGAGATTGTGGCCATCAAAATCTTGAAGAACCATCCTTCATATGCACGTCAGGGACAGATTGAG GTGAGCATATTGAACCGACTCAGTGCGGAAAATGCTGATGAGTTCAACTTTGTTCGCTCCTACGAGTGTTTCCAACACAAGGGCCACACATGCTTGGTGTTTGAGATGCTGGAGCAGAATCTGTATGACTTCCTAAAGCACAGCAAGTTCAGCCCACTGCCCTTGCGTCACATCCGTCCCATCCTGCAGCAGGTGGCTACGGCCCTGATGAAGCTCAAGAGCCTGGGCCTCATTCATGCTGACCTTAAGCCTGAGAACATCATGCTGGTGGACCCCATCAGACAGCCCTATAGGGTGAAGGTCATTGACTTTGGATCGGCCAGTCACGTCTCTAAAGCTGTCTGCTCTACTTACCTCCAGTCTCGCTACTATAG AGCTCCTGAGATCATCCTGGGTCTGCCTTTCTGTGAAGCCATTGACATGTGGTCGCTGGGTTGTGTTATCGCAGAACTCTTTTTGGGTTGGCCTTTGTATCCAGGAGCTTCGGAATATGACCAG atTCGGTACATTTCTCAGACACAGGGTTTGCCTCCGGAGTATCTTTTGAGTGCTGGCACAAAGACCAGCCGCTTTTTCAACAGAGGACCAGACTCCAGCTATCCATTGTGGAGGTTAAAG ACTCCATCTGAGCATGAAGCTGAAATGGGCATAAAGTCCAAAGAAGCAAGAAAATACATCTTCAACTGTTTAGATGACATGATGCAG GTCAATCTGCCCAGTCACTTAGAAGGGGCAGATATGTTGGCAGAGAAGGCAGACCGACGGGAACTGATTGACCTGCTGAAGAGGATGTTGAGGCTGGACGCTGATAAAAGAATCACACCCACAAAGACCCTGGCACACCCGTTTGTGACCATGAGCCACTTGCTGAACTTCCCACACAGCTCGCA TGTGAAGTCGTGCTTCCAGAACATGGATATCTGCAAGAGAAGGAACAATAACTATGATAGTGGGAAGGCCCTGTTTGCTGCTAATGCTGTTCCTGGAACAGCAGGAAATCTGACTGTGACTTTCAGCAGCCAGCTCAACCAGCACAGCCAG GTTCCGTCGGCTGGTGGAGCTGTTCCTCTTCTTAACTACCAGCCAGCGCTGTACCAGCAGGCTACCATAAACATCCCTGGTCTGGCCCAACCCAGCATCCCACTACAGACGCGTCCCACTCAACTGTGTGCTCAGACAGAACCTTTCCAGCAGACCCTCATCGTTTGCCCTCAAACAACTATCCAAG ggCTTCCATCTTCTAGTAAAACATCTAGCTATCCTGTCAGGATGGAGAATGGAGTTCCTGTTGTCCAGCAGAACCAGTCCACACAACCTCTTCAGATTCAACCGAGCATGCTAACACAG GGCTCCTGCACGCCTCTGATGGTGGCCACGCTACACCCCCACACAGCGGGAGTGGCATCCCAGTACCCGCTGCCCCTGGCACTGGGCTGTGGGGCAGGAAGGCCTGCCCTACTGGAGCAGACAGCCACAGTGCTG CAGGCCTGGCCAGGCACCCAACAGATCATCATACCCTCTGCGTGGCAACAGGTACCTGGCATAATCCACAACTCCAGTCACCAGTCTGTTGTGACCGAATCACCTCTGGAGGCCCTTCTGTCTGAAAGCTCAACACAGCAAACATCACGCTGGAG GGCGTCCCAGAGCAGTCAGCACAATGGTGTTCTCCAGCAGAATCCACACATACTGGGCGGCCTCAATCCCACTCAGACCCTTAGTCGAGGAACATCTGCAGTCTCCCGATCGCAGAACAAGAGGAGCAGGGTCTGTGGTAGCAG TGCTTTGGTGGGCTCTCAATTGTATAGTGCTGCCATCATTCAGCCCATCATTATCTCTGACACTCCCAGCCCTGCTGTCAGTGTCATCACCATACACAGTGACTCAGATGAGGAGGATGAAAGGAAGTTCCACCCTGTTAG CTGTGGCCCCAGCCAGAGAACTAATGTGATCAGCTGTGTGACAGTCCATGATTCAGACTCCTCCACTGCCAGTCCTCTGACTCCCAAGATCCAGAAAAGTCACATGGGGGTCCAGAACCCACGTCTGGCTAAATCCCTGGCAGTGGTGGCTCCATCTGTGAAAACACAGCTCGGAGAAAGCTCAGAATCAGCCAAAGTCCCATTGGCCGTAG CCCTTCCTCAAAATTACTACATGAAGCCTAAGAGAGCTGCCACGAGACAGCCCAGCAACTCGGGGGAGAGTGTCACTGACTACCAACAGGAGCTCAGCAGATCTCAACCACTCAACCTCAGTCAG ACTACTGTCTCCTCATCCCAAGAACCAACCAGCGGCTCGTCCTCCCTGCGTCGACAGCACACGTACCCACCTGCATCCTCTCATTACTGTCTCCAGGAGGTGCCCTCGTTTACCAGCACCCCCAGCCTTTACACCTACCCTGCCCCTGGGGCGCTTGGCTCCGCCTCCCACATAGAGCACCTGCTCGTCCAGGGCTCCTCCCCCTCCATACACATCCCACCCACTAGTCACTATGCAGCCAGTCTTATCCCAAAGGACTCCATAGGGGGCGTGGTCCACGGACTCTCCGCCCACTACCAGCAACATTACCCCACCCATCCATACGTAAGCACGAGCACCAGCACCACTAGAGGAAGCGGGGCGTATAACAGCTATCAGCTCAGCCCTAGAAGgatcactcagtatccatacatATGA
- the hipk1b gene encoding homeodomain-interacting protein kinase 1 isoform X2 has translation MASQLQVFSPPSVSSSAFCRVKKMKVESCAWDASNEAYSSVGQAYSFNPAAGLPFGTSGLVFPPASRGQVVVRAADSTGSLARGSSRRASHNNHHLESHSTRTQRYGVKRKNEEVESSGGGGSGSGSVQILEELSAPAFSARTGGAGTTAQSIPHSAPTTKSSSSNGEGDYQLVQHEILCSVSNSYEVLEFLGRGTFGQVAKCWKRGTSEIVAIKILKNHPSYARQGQIEVSILNRLSAENADEFNFVRSYECFQHKGHTCLVFEMLEQNLYDFLKHSKFSPLPLRHIRPILQQVATALMKLKSLGLIHADLKPENIMLVDPIRQPYRVKVIDFGSASHVSKAVCSTYLQSRYYRAPEIILGLPFCEAIDMWSLGCVIAELFLGWPLYPGASEYDQIRYISQTQGLPPEYLLSAGTKTSRFFNRGPDSSYPLWRLKTPSEHEAEMGIKSKEARKYIFNCLDDMMQVNLPSHLEGADMLAEKADRRELIDLLKRMLRLDADKRITPTKTLAHPFVTMSHLLNFPHSSHVKSCFQNMDICKRRNNNYDSGKALFAANAVPGTAGNLTVTFSSQLNQHSQVPSAGGAVPLLNYQPALYQQATINIPGLAQPSIPLQTRPTQLCAQTEPFQQTLIVCPQTTIQGLPSSSKTSSYPVRMENGVPVVQQNQSTQPLQIQPSMLTQGSCTPLMVATLHPHTAGVASQYPLPLALGCGAGRPALLEQTATVLAWPGTQQIIIPSAWQQVPGIIHNSSHQSVVTESPLEALLSESSTQQTSRWRASQSSQHNGVLQQNPHILGGLNPTQTLSRGTSAVSRSQNKRSRVCGSSALVGSQLYSAAIIQPIIISDTPSPAVSVITIHSDSDEEDERKFHPVSCGPSQRTNVISCVTVHDSDSSTASPLTPKIQKSHMGVQNPRLAKSLAVVAPSVKTQLGESSESAKVPLAVALPQNYYMKPKRAATRQPSNSGESVTDYQQELSRSQPLNLSQTTVSSSQEPTSGSSSLRRQHTYPPASSHYCLQEVPSFTSTPSLYTYPAPGALGSASHIEHLLVQGSSPSIHIPPTSHYAASLIPKDSIGGVVHGLSAHYQQHYPTHPYVSTSTSTTRGSGAYNSYQLSPRRITQYPYI, from the exons ATGGCTTCGCAGCTGCAGGTATTCTCTCCTCCATCTGTGTCTTCCAGTGCCTTCTGCAGGGTgaaaaaaatgaaagtggagagctgtgcatgggatgcttCCAATGAAGCGTACAGTTCCGTGGGCCAAGCGTACAGCTTCAACCCCGCAGCAGGCCTCCCTTTTGGCACCTCCGGCCTGGTCTTTCCCCCTGCGTCTCGGGGCCAGGTGGTGGTCCGTGCGGCAGATAGCACTGGGAGCCTCGCGCGTGGTTCCAGCCGAAGAGCCTCCCACAACAACCACCACTTGGAATCCCACTCCACCCGCACACAGAGGTACGGCGTGAAACGGAAGAACGAGGAGGTGGAGAGTTCCGGAGGTGGGGGCAGCGGTAGTGGCAGCGTTCAGATTCTGGAGGAGCTCTCTGCGCCTGCCTTCTCCGCCCGCACAGGAGGAGCTGGAACTACAGCCCAGTCCATCCCCCACTCTGCACCCACCACCAAGAGCAGCAGCTCCAATGGGGAGGGGGACTACCAGCTGGTCCAACACGAGATCCTATGCTCAGTTTCCAACAGCTATGAAGTTCTTGAGTTTCTTGGTCGGGGAACATTTGGGCAGGTGGCCAAGTGCTGGAAAAGAGGCACCAGTGAGATTGTGGCCATCAAAATCTTGAAGAACCATCCTTCATATGCACGTCAGGGACAGATTGAG GTGAGCATATTGAACCGACTCAGTGCGGAAAATGCTGATGAGTTCAACTTTGTTCGCTCCTACGAGTGTTTCCAACACAAGGGCCACACATGCTTGGTGTTTGAGATGCTGGAGCAGAATCTGTATGACTTCCTAAAGCACAGCAAGTTCAGCCCACTGCCCTTGCGTCACATCCGTCCCATCCTGCAGCAGGTGGCTACGGCCCTGATGAAGCTCAAGAGCCTGGGCCTCATTCATGCTGACCTTAAGCCTGAGAACATCATGCTGGTGGACCCCATCAGACAGCCCTATAGGGTGAAGGTCATTGACTTTGGATCGGCCAGTCACGTCTCTAAAGCTGTCTGCTCTACTTACCTCCAGTCTCGCTACTATAG AGCTCCTGAGATCATCCTGGGTCTGCCTTTCTGTGAAGCCATTGACATGTGGTCGCTGGGTTGTGTTATCGCAGAACTCTTTTTGGGTTGGCCTTTGTATCCAGGAGCTTCGGAATATGACCAG atTCGGTACATTTCTCAGACACAGGGTTTGCCTCCGGAGTATCTTTTGAGTGCTGGCACAAAGACCAGCCGCTTTTTCAACAGAGGACCAGACTCCAGCTATCCATTGTGGAGGTTAAAG ACTCCATCTGAGCATGAAGCTGAAATGGGCATAAAGTCCAAAGAAGCAAGAAAATACATCTTCAACTGTTTAGATGACATGATGCAG GTCAATCTGCCCAGTCACTTAGAAGGGGCAGATATGTTGGCAGAGAAGGCAGACCGACGGGAACTGATTGACCTGCTGAAGAGGATGTTGAGGCTGGACGCTGATAAAAGAATCACACCCACAAAGACCCTGGCACACCCGTTTGTGACCATGAGCCACTTGCTGAACTTCCCACACAGCTCGCA TGTGAAGTCGTGCTTCCAGAACATGGATATCTGCAAGAGAAGGAACAATAACTATGATAGTGGGAAGGCCCTGTTTGCTGCTAATGCTGTTCCTGGAACAGCAGGAAATCTGACTGTGACTTTCAGCAGCCAGCTCAACCAGCACAGCCAG GTTCCGTCGGCTGGTGGAGCTGTTCCTCTTCTTAACTACCAGCCAGCGCTGTACCAGCAGGCTACCATAAACATCCCTGGTCTGGCCCAACCCAGCATCCCACTACAGACGCGTCCCACTCAACTGTGTGCTCAGACAGAACCTTTCCAGCAGACCCTCATCGTTTGCCCTCAAACAACTATCCAAG ggCTTCCATCTTCTAGTAAAACATCTAGCTATCCTGTCAGGATGGAGAATGGAGTTCCTGTTGTCCAGCAGAACCAGTCCACACAACCTCTTCAGATTCAACCGAGCATGCTAACACAG GGCTCCTGCACGCCTCTGATGGTGGCCACGCTACACCCCCACACAGCGGGAGTGGCATCCCAGTACCCGCTGCCCCTGGCACTGGGCTGTGGGGCAGGAAGGCCTGCCCTACTGGAGCAGACAGCCACAGTGCTG GCCTGGCCAGGCACCCAACAGATCATCATACCCTCTGCGTGGCAACAGGTACCTGGCATAATCCACAACTCCAGTCACCAGTCTGTTGTGACCGAATCACCTCTGGAGGCCCTTCTGTCTGAAAGCTCAACACAGCAAACATCACGCTGGAG GGCGTCCCAGAGCAGTCAGCACAATGGTGTTCTCCAGCAGAATCCACACATACTGGGCGGCCTCAATCCCACTCAGACCCTTAGTCGAGGAACATCTGCAGTCTCCCGATCGCAGAACAAGAGGAGCAGGGTCTGTGGTAGCAG TGCTTTGGTGGGCTCTCAATTGTATAGTGCTGCCATCATTCAGCCCATCATTATCTCTGACACTCCCAGCCCTGCTGTCAGTGTCATCACCATACACAGTGACTCAGATGAGGAGGATGAAAGGAAGTTCCACCCTGTTAG CTGTGGCCCCAGCCAGAGAACTAATGTGATCAGCTGTGTGACAGTCCATGATTCAGACTCCTCCACTGCCAGTCCTCTGACTCCCAAGATCCAGAAAAGTCACATGGGGGTCCAGAACCCACGTCTGGCTAAATCCCTGGCAGTGGTGGCTCCATCTGTGAAAACACAGCTCGGAGAAAGCTCAGAATCAGCCAAAGTCCCATTGGCCGTAG CCCTTCCTCAAAATTACTACATGAAGCCTAAGAGAGCTGCCACGAGACAGCCCAGCAACTCGGGGGAGAGTGTCACTGACTACCAACAGGAGCTCAGCAGATCTCAACCACTCAACCTCAGTCAG ACTACTGTCTCCTCATCCCAAGAACCAACCAGCGGCTCGTCCTCCCTGCGTCGACAGCACACGTACCCACCTGCATCCTCTCATTACTGTCTCCAGGAGGTGCCCTCGTTTACCAGCACCCCCAGCCTTTACACCTACCCTGCCCCTGGGGCGCTTGGCTCCGCCTCCCACATAGAGCACCTGCTCGTCCAGGGCTCCTCCCCCTCCATACACATCCCACCCACTAGTCACTATGCAGCCAGTCTTATCCCAAAGGACTCCATAGGGGGCGTGGTCCACGGACTCTCCGCCCACTACCAGCAACATTACCCCACCCATCCATACGTAAGCACGAGCACCAGCACCACTAGAGGAAGCGGGGCGTATAACAGCTATCAGCTCAGCCCTAGAAGgatcactcagtatccatacatATGA
- the hipk1b gene encoding homeodomain-interacting protein kinase 1 isoform X4: protein MASQLQVFSPPSVSSSAFCRVKKMKVESCAWDASNEAYSSVGQAYSFNPAAGLPFGTSGLVFPPASRGQVVVRAADSTGSLARGSSRRASHNNHHLESHSTRTQRYGVKRKNEEVESSGGGGSGSGSVQILEELSAPAFSARTGGAGTTAQSIPHSAPTTKSSSSNGEGDYQLVQHEILCSVSNSYEVLEFLGRGTFGQVAKCWKRGTSEIVAIKILKNHPSYARQGQIEVSILNRLSAENADEFNFVRSYECFQHKGHTCLVFEMLEQNLYDFLKHSKFSPLPLRHIRPILQQVATALMKLKSLGLIHADLKPENIMLVDPIRQPYRVKVIDFGSASHVSKAVCSTYLQSRYYRAPEIILGLPFCEAIDMWSLGCVIAELFLGWPLYPGASEYDQIRYISQTQGLPPEYLLSAGTKTSRFFNRGPDSSYPLWRLKTPSEHEAEMGIKSKEARKYIFNCLDDMMQVNLPSHLEGADMLAEKADRRELIDLLKRMLRLDADKRITPTKTLAHPFVTMSHLLNFPHSSHVKSCFQNMDICKRRNNNYDSGKALFAANAVPGTAGNLTVTFSSQLNQHSQVPSAGGAVPLLNYQPALYQQATINIPGLAQPSIPLQTRPTQLCAQTEPFQQTLIVCPQTTIQGLPSSSKTSSYPVRMENGVPVVQQNQSTQPLQIQPSMLTQAWPGTQQIIIPSAWQQVPGIIHNSSHQSVVTESPLEALLSESSTQQTSRWRASQSSQHNGVLQQNPHILGGLNPTQTLSRGTSAVSRSQNKRSRVCGSSALVGSQLYSAAIIQPIIISDTPSPAVSVITIHSDSDEEDERKFHPVSCGPSQRTNVISCVTVHDSDSSTASPLTPKIQKSHMGVQNPRLAKSLAVVAPSVKTQLGESSESAKVPLAVALPQNYYMKPKRAATRQPSNSGESVTDYQQELSRSQPLNLSQTTVSSSQEPTSGSSSLRRQHTYPPASSHYCLQEVPSFTSTPSLYTYPAPGALGSASHIEHLLVQGSSPSIHIPPTSHYAASLIPKDSIGGVVHGLSAHYQQHYPTHPYVSTSTSTTRGSGAYNSYQLSPRRITQYPYI, encoded by the exons ATGGCTTCGCAGCTGCAGGTATTCTCTCCTCCATCTGTGTCTTCCAGTGCCTTCTGCAGGGTgaaaaaaatgaaagtggagagctgtgcatgggatgcttCCAATGAAGCGTACAGTTCCGTGGGCCAAGCGTACAGCTTCAACCCCGCAGCAGGCCTCCCTTTTGGCACCTCCGGCCTGGTCTTTCCCCCTGCGTCTCGGGGCCAGGTGGTGGTCCGTGCGGCAGATAGCACTGGGAGCCTCGCGCGTGGTTCCAGCCGAAGAGCCTCCCACAACAACCACCACTTGGAATCCCACTCCACCCGCACACAGAGGTACGGCGTGAAACGGAAGAACGAGGAGGTGGAGAGTTCCGGAGGTGGGGGCAGCGGTAGTGGCAGCGTTCAGATTCTGGAGGAGCTCTCTGCGCCTGCCTTCTCCGCCCGCACAGGAGGAGCTGGAACTACAGCCCAGTCCATCCCCCACTCTGCACCCACCACCAAGAGCAGCAGCTCCAATGGGGAGGGGGACTACCAGCTGGTCCAACACGAGATCCTATGCTCAGTTTCCAACAGCTATGAAGTTCTTGAGTTTCTTGGTCGGGGAACATTTGGGCAGGTGGCCAAGTGCTGGAAAAGAGGCACCAGTGAGATTGTGGCCATCAAAATCTTGAAGAACCATCCTTCATATGCACGTCAGGGACAGATTGAG GTGAGCATATTGAACCGACTCAGTGCGGAAAATGCTGATGAGTTCAACTTTGTTCGCTCCTACGAGTGTTTCCAACACAAGGGCCACACATGCTTGGTGTTTGAGATGCTGGAGCAGAATCTGTATGACTTCCTAAAGCACAGCAAGTTCAGCCCACTGCCCTTGCGTCACATCCGTCCCATCCTGCAGCAGGTGGCTACGGCCCTGATGAAGCTCAAGAGCCTGGGCCTCATTCATGCTGACCTTAAGCCTGAGAACATCATGCTGGTGGACCCCATCAGACAGCCCTATAGGGTGAAGGTCATTGACTTTGGATCGGCCAGTCACGTCTCTAAAGCTGTCTGCTCTACTTACCTCCAGTCTCGCTACTATAG AGCTCCTGAGATCATCCTGGGTCTGCCTTTCTGTGAAGCCATTGACATGTGGTCGCTGGGTTGTGTTATCGCAGAACTCTTTTTGGGTTGGCCTTTGTATCCAGGAGCTTCGGAATATGACCAG atTCGGTACATTTCTCAGACACAGGGTTTGCCTCCGGAGTATCTTTTGAGTGCTGGCACAAAGACCAGCCGCTTTTTCAACAGAGGACCAGACTCCAGCTATCCATTGTGGAGGTTAAAG ACTCCATCTGAGCATGAAGCTGAAATGGGCATAAAGTCCAAAGAAGCAAGAAAATACATCTTCAACTGTTTAGATGACATGATGCAG GTCAATCTGCCCAGTCACTTAGAAGGGGCAGATATGTTGGCAGAGAAGGCAGACCGACGGGAACTGATTGACCTGCTGAAGAGGATGTTGAGGCTGGACGCTGATAAAAGAATCACACCCACAAAGACCCTGGCACACCCGTTTGTGACCATGAGCCACTTGCTGAACTTCCCACACAGCTCGCA TGTGAAGTCGTGCTTCCAGAACATGGATATCTGCAAGAGAAGGAACAATAACTATGATAGTGGGAAGGCCCTGTTTGCTGCTAATGCTGTTCCTGGAACAGCAGGAAATCTGACTGTGACTTTCAGCAGCCAGCTCAACCAGCACAGCCAG GTTCCGTCGGCTGGTGGAGCTGTTCCTCTTCTTAACTACCAGCCAGCGCTGTACCAGCAGGCTACCATAAACATCCCTGGTCTGGCCCAACCCAGCATCCCACTACAGACGCGTCCCACTCAACTGTGTGCTCAGACAGAACCTTTCCAGCAGACCCTCATCGTTTGCCCTCAAACAACTATCCAAG ggCTTCCATCTTCTAGTAAAACATCTAGCTATCCTGTCAGGATGGAGAATGGAGTTCCTGTTGTCCAGCAGAACCAGTCCACACAACCTCTTCAGATTCAACCGAGCATGCTAACACAG GCCTGGCCAGGCACCCAACAGATCATCATACCCTCTGCGTGGCAACAGGTACCTGGCATAATCCACAACTCCAGTCACCAGTCTGTTGTGACCGAATCACCTCTGGAGGCCCTTCTGTCTGAAAGCTCAACACAGCAAACATCACGCTGGAG GGCGTCCCAGAGCAGTCAGCACAATGGTGTTCTCCAGCAGAATCCACACATACTGGGCGGCCTCAATCCCACTCAGACCCTTAGTCGAGGAACATCTGCAGTCTCCCGATCGCAGAACAAGAGGAGCAGGGTCTGTGGTAGCAG TGCTTTGGTGGGCTCTCAATTGTATAGTGCTGCCATCATTCAGCCCATCATTATCTCTGACACTCCCAGCCCTGCTGTCAGTGTCATCACCATACACAGTGACTCAGATGAGGAGGATGAAAGGAAGTTCCACCCTGTTAG CTGTGGCCCCAGCCAGAGAACTAATGTGATCAGCTGTGTGACAGTCCATGATTCAGACTCCTCCACTGCCAGTCCTCTGACTCCCAAGATCCAGAAAAGTCACATGGGGGTCCAGAACCCACGTCTGGCTAAATCCCTGGCAGTGGTGGCTCCATCTGTGAAAACACAGCTCGGAGAAAGCTCAGAATCAGCCAAAGTCCCATTGGCCGTAG CCCTTCCTCAAAATTACTACATGAAGCCTAAGAGAGCTGCCACGAGACAGCCCAGCAACTCGGGGGAGAGTGTCACTGACTACCAACAGGAGCTCAGCAGATCTCAACCACTCAACCTCAGTCAG ACTACTGTCTCCTCATCCCAAGAACCAACCAGCGGCTCGTCCTCCCTGCGTCGACAGCACACGTACCCACCTGCATCCTCTCATTACTGTCTCCAGGAGGTGCCCTCGTTTACCAGCACCCCCAGCCTTTACACCTACCCTGCCCCTGGGGCGCTTGGCTCCGCCTCCCACATAGAGCACCTGCTCGTCCAGGGCTCCTCCCCCTCCATACACATCCCACCCACTAGTCACTATGCAGCCAGTCTTATCCCAAAGGACTCCATAGGGGGCGTGGTCCACGGACTCTCCGCCCACTACCAGCAACATTACCCCACCCATCCATACGTAAGCACGAGCACCAGCACCACTAGAGGAAGCGGGGCGTATAACAGCTATCAGCTCAGCCCTAGAAGgatcactcagtatccatacatATGA